Proteins co-encoded in one Diprion similis isolate iyDipSimi1 chromosome 13, iyDipSimi1.1, whole genome shotgun sequence genomic window:
- the LOC124414127 gene encoding uncharacterized protein LOC124414127, which translates to MKHPIEAVIDKVSLKPNKIQPIIVDFQNGELKDDEAVNMECGLYRDNKVNRQLLALSNGQVVYKGYRPDPDQAPTYTMLAIHNRKTGKVRLVQAERWQVAPVLDREPKGGKDIDDDRIALLNKQFGSKRVKRRTEQTERMKINVNSVTKQLEETVSNISIERTDLSLPSLHDESVANTNLPECNRNVSDVRDVYNIDDIVPLAKLETLHDAAKSVLNQEQEGKSKFFTETLTALMCDNCRTEKIALLLYIEAVAAWLNMPIKDAKKRGIIICSESSDINDYVIQTYSMRSAQGRQRPNSMRDKGIMHCLILGLTISNFTLDLNLFTTIIKNGAGIKKLGELARFVGAVPTKQNKNVVVLKLPLPPQLAVAKKGKKKK; encoded by the exons atgaaacatccGATAGAGGCGGTGATCGATAAAGTTTCTCTCAAACCGAATAAAATTCAACCGATTATTG TGGATTTTCAAAATGGGGAGCTAAAGGATGACGAGGCTGTCAATATGGAATGCGGGCTGTACCGTGACAACAAAGTCAACAGACAACTGCTCGCTCTTTCGAACGGGCAGGTGGTTTATAAAGGTTACCGACCCGATCCTGACCAAGCTCCAACCTATACCATGCTTGCCATTCACAATAGGAAAACTGGTAAAGTCCGTTTAGTCCAAGCTGAGAGATGGCAGGTAGCTCCCGTATTGGACAGGGAACCAAAGGGCGGCAAAGACATAGATGACGACAGAATCGCTCTACTGAATAAACAGTTTGGTTCAAAAAGGGTTAAACGAAGAACGGAGCAAacagagagaatgaaaattaatgttaACTCTGTCACAAAACAACTGGAGGAAACTGTTTCTA ACATTAGTATTGAAAGAACGGATCTTTCGCTACCTTCGTTGCACGACGAATCAGTAGCAAACACAAATTTACCCGAATGCAACAGGAATGTTTCCGATGTTCGAgatgtatacaatatagatGACATTGTTCCTCTAGCTAAACTGGAAACCTTGCATGATGCAGCCAAATCTGTCTTAAATCAGGAACAAGAAGG AAAATCGAAATTCTTTACGGAAACTTTAACAGCATTGATGTGTGACAACTGCCGTACAGAAAAAATTGCGTTACTGCTTTACATAGAAGCAGTTGCTGCTTGGCTCAATATGCCGATAAAAGATGCCAAGAAGAGAGGCATAATAATATGTAGCGAATCCAGCGATATTAATGATTACGTTATACAGACTTATAGCATGCGCAGTGCTCAGGGCAG GCAACGACCGAACAGTATGCGAGACAAAGGAATTATGCACTGTTTAATCCTCGGCCTTACGATATCAAACTTTACACTGGACTTGAATTTGTTCACAACGATCATCAAAAATGGTGCAGGAATTAAGAAGTTAGGGGAATTGGCAAGATTCGTAGGTGCAGTgccaacaaaacaaaataagaaCGTTGTAGTCCTTAAACTACCATTGCCACCGCAATTAGCAGTGgctaaaaaaggaaagaagaagaaataa